TCTTGTAGTTAAATAATTCGTCCTCATTGAAAAAACGATAAACTTCTTTACTGGCTGATTCAGGCGAGTCCGAGGCGTGGATAATATTATGGCCTTTGCTCATTGAAAGGTCACCTCGAATGCTTCCTGCATCCGCTTCTCTTCCGGAAGTCGGTCCGACGATCAAACGGATGGCATTAATTGCACCGAAGCCCTCCAGCACCATCACAACTACGGGGGAAGACTGCATAAATTTTTTTAAATCTTCAAAAAAAGGTTTGTCTTGGTGATGTTCATAGTGAACTGCGATCAAAGCATCATCTATTGAGATCATTTTCATTCCAACAATTTTTAATCCTTTTCTCTCAAAACGTGTAACAACCTCTCCTAGCAGATTCCTTTGCAGGGTATCAGGTTTTATGATAATTAGCGATCTTTGTTTCATTGTTGAATATTCCCTTTTTTCTTAAGTAAGTCTTGAACCTTTTCGACTATTTCTGTCGGTGTATGGTTTGCTTTTACAAAATAGTCATCCGCTCCCAGATCTTTTCCTTTTTGGATATCCTGGTCCTGGCCGAGATTTGTTAACAAAATAACCGGAACATCTTTAATATTTTCGTCTTTGCGAATCTCCTTTAAAGTAGCAAATCCGTCCAGTTTCGGCATGATAATGTCCAGTAATATCATATCCGGTTTTGCATTTCGCGCAGCTTTCAGTCCGTCAGAACCGTTTTCCGCAGTTTCTATTTCAAACCCTTCTCTGGTAAATTTTGCGGTATACATCTCCAGTAACATTTTATCGTCTTCAATTAGGAGGATTTTTTGCTTGCTCATAATGTTATTTGGATTGTGATTATTAGTTTTATTAATTATCTCCCTCTCTTACCTATAACACAAATATATAAAATCTGCAATATACTGTTAAAATTCCGCCCATTTTTTATACCAATCATTATTTTTTTCATAATTATGGGCAACCTGGAAAAGTATGCTTTCTGCGAATGGTTTTGCCATAAATTGCAGACCGATTGGCAGGCCGCCTGCAAATCCGCAAGGTACGGATATGGCCGGGATACCGCTGATATTTGCCGATACGGTAAATATGTCAGAGAGGTACATTGTTAATGGATCATTTACCATTTCACCTATACCAAAAGCAGTTGTGGGAGTAGTTGGAGTAACCAGAACATCAACTTCATTAAACACTTCAGCAAAGTCATTTTTTACCAGTTCACGTATTTTCTGGGCACGGCGGTAGTATGCATCATAGAACCCGCTGGAAAGACTAAAGGTACCGATCATTATTCTGCGTTTGACTTCATCACCGAATCCATTGGCCCGGGATTTGCTGTAAACTGAAAATAAATCTTTTACGTTTTTATCATCCTGGATGATTGAATATCCATAACGGATGCCGTCATACCGTGACAAGTTGGAACTGGCTTCGGCCGGAAGAATAATATAATAAACCGCCAATGCAAAATCGGTATAGGGAAGGCTCACCTCTTTGATGCTGGCTCCCATTTCTTCTAGCTGTTTTATTGAATCACGAACACCTTTTTCTACATCCTGATTAATCCCCCCGACAAAATATTCTTTCGGGATGCCGATTCTTAAACCTTTAATATCTTTTGAAAGGTATTTTGTAAAATCTTCATATGGAACGTGAGCAGTCGTAGAATCATGCGGATCTTGTCCGGCAATTGCATTTAAAACTATTGCTGAATCTTCTACCGTCCTTGTAATCGGCCCGATCTGATCTAAAGACGAGGCTAAAGCAATCAACCCGTAGCGTGATACTCTCCCGTAGGTCGGTTTTAATCCCACCACACCGCAAAACGCCGCCGGCTGTCTGGTTGATCCGCCGGTATCCGAACCCAATGCATAGACACACTCCTTCGCTGCCACAGCAGCAGCCGAGCCGCCGGATGAACCTCCCGGAACTTTTTCCAAATTCCATGGATTTTTTGTGATTTGAAATGCCGAATTTTCCGTTGAAGAACCCATAGCGAACTCATCCAAATTTGTTTTACCTAAAAGTACCATGCCGGCTTTATTTAACTTTGCTGCCACAGTAGAATCATACATGGACTGGTATTTTTTCAGAATTTTTGATCCGGCTGTAGCTCGCGTTCCGACCGCTAGCATATTATCTTTCAGTGCCGCCGGTATGCCTAAAAGCGGAGAGTCATATTGTTTATCTTTTATTTTTTTATCTGCCAGATTTGAGCTTTTTATTGCCAGATCTCTTGTCACTTCAAGATATGCTGATATTTTCGGTTCTGCTTTTTCAATATTTCCCAGATATTCCTGTGTTAACTCAAAAGAAGAAATCTTCCGATCTCGAATTTTTTCAGATACCTCT
This sequence is a window from Patescibacteria group bacterium. Protein-coding genes within it:
- a CDS encoding response regulator: MSKQKILLIEDDKMLLEMYTAKFTREGFEIETAENGSDGLKAARNAKPDMILLDIIMPKLDGFATLKEIRKDENIKDVPVILLTNLGQDQDIQKGKDLGADDYFVKANHTPTEIVEKVQDLLKKKGNIQQ
- the gatA gene encoding Asp-tRNA(Asn)/Glu-tRNA(Gln) amidotransferase subunit GatA, with amino-acid sequence MKLSDLSLKEVSEKIRDRKISSFELTQEYLGNIEKAEPKISAYLEVTRDLAIKSSNLADKKIKDKQYDSPLLGIPAALKDNMLAVGTRATAGSKILKKYQSMYDSTVAAKLNKAGMVLLGKTNLDEFAMGSSTENSAFQITKNPWNLEKVPGGSSGGSAAAVAAKECVYALGSDTGGSTRQPAAFCGVVGLKPTYGRVSRYGLIALASSLDQIGPITRTVEDSAIVLNAIAGQDPHDSTTAHVPYEDFTKYLSKDIKGLRIGIPKEYFVGGINQDVEKGVRDSIKQLEEMGASIKEVSLPYTDFALAVYYIILPAEASSNLSRYDGIRYGYSIIQDDKNVKDLFSVYSKSRANGFGDEVKRRIMIGTFSLSSGFYDAYYRRAQKIRELVKNDFAEVFNEVDVLVTPTTPTTAFGIGEMVNDPLTMYLSDIFTVSANISGIPAISVPCGFAGGLPIGLQFMAKPFAESILFQVAHNYEKNNDWYKKWAEF
- the ndk gene encoding nucleoside-diphosphate kinase, with the protein product MKQRSLIIIKPDTLQRNLLGEVVTRFERKGLKIVGMKMISIDDALIAVHYEHHQDKPFFEDLKKFMQSSPVVVMVLEGFGAINAIRLIVGPTSGREADAGSIRGDLSMSKGHNIIHASDSPESASKEVYRFFNEDELFNYKKLDFSAIYDDDELKEMEK